In Methanocella paludicola SANAE, the sequence GTAGTACCGCTACTATTGCTGGAAACTTTGCAGCAAAATTTACAGATTGTTTACTATTAGAATCGATTTTATTTATTGAACTTGTTTTATTTATCGGTATCTTTATATCTACCATTAATCGAGCCCCCTGTGATAGCCATTCAATAGGTAGCTTTGCTAATTAACTGTACTATAGAAATTTGGGGTTATAAACTCTTCGCATAAGGAGAGAAAATATATTGTATAATCGCTTGTTTTTCGAAAAATACTACTCGGATAGGCCTGAAAATGCAGAAATATTCCACCTTTTGTCGAAGATTTATTTTTATTTTCGAGGAAATTTTTAATTGTGCGCACACAAAATATCAAAAAATTTTTCACAGGTGTTTATTGTAATTATAAATGTATTAGAAAATGGAGGCTACATCTCACGGCCGCGGCCGGTAGCCAAGCCCCTCGATATCCTTTTTAAATTCTCTGGAGCCCAGCACGTCCAGGAAAGCCTTGATTGCGGGCTTGTCCATTCGGGCCTTCTGTACTGCGAAGTCGTACTCCTCGTCCCGGAGCGGTATGAACCCTAAGCCGTTCTGGTCCGCCACGGTCTTTATGCCCAGGCCCACGTCGGCCTTTCCGGTGAGGATGGCCGAGGCCACGGCGCTGTGCGTCTTCGCCTCTATATCGTAGCCAGGTATCGTGCCGGCCAGCGCCTTGAGCGTGGTATGCCTTTCCGCGGCCAGCTTTTTCAGCTCCAGGTCGAGCAGCGTCCTGGTGCCCGAGCCTTTCGTGCGGTTGATGAACCGCTTTCCGGGCAGGTCGGCGATGCCTTTTATGCTCATGGGGTTGCCCTTCGCCACGATGAGGCCCTGCTCCCGGATGTAGCCTTTTACGAGGACAGCGTCCGGAAGGTCACGGACGAAGGACTCGTTGTACGTGCCCGACTCGTCCAGGAGGTGAATGCCGGCGACGTCGGCGATGCCCTTGCGGATGGCCCTGAGCCCGCCGGCGGAGCCCGTGTTGATGGAGCGGATGGTAAAGCCCCGGGCGGCCATCATGCGGGCGATGACGTCGATGCCCAGGCAGTGGCTGCCGATAATTAACAGGTCCGGGAAGGCGATCTCGTCGGAGAGCAGGCGCACTTTGACCGGCTCGCCCTCCTCGAGGACGTGCACGTCCTCGCCGATTTCCACGTATCCGTCCGCGTCCAGGAGCGCCGACACGGCGCCCGAGCCCTTCTCTACGGGGTAGGCGGACATGCCTTCGGGCGCTTTAAGGAGGCCAACGGGCAGGAGCACTTCCCTCCCGCCTTCGGCGGAGACCCGCAGCGCCATCCGGGCGGGCACTTCCTTAATGGCCCGGCCCCTGCGCCCGCTGATATGGCGGATCATGGGCGCCACGACCTCGTTGAAGATGGTGAGCGCGGACGACGGGTAGCCCGGAAGGCCTATGAATGGCTTGCCTTCGGCTTCCCCGATGATGGTGGGCTTGCCCGGCTTTATCTTTATGCCGTGCACCAGGACCCTCCCGACCGAGCCCACGGTGGAGAACATCATG encodes:
- a CDS encoding molybdopterin biosynthesis protein produces the protein MSRKEFRTLVSLEDARKALEPFYRRSVESVPLGECYDRTLAEDVYSKVDVPGFDRASMDGYAVKAADTWGADEEAPKALRLAGMIHAGDKPAIAVKEGTAVEVATGAVMPAGANAVVMVENTDLHDDMVNVRKPVTPGENVMHTGADVMMGELVLREGTTLTSREVSVLAAVGLDRVRVYKKPVVAIMSTGNELAPPGTRLEPGQIYDVNAYAVGAGVSENGGVPLYLGIVRDTPEAFRDSVLAAIKKADVVITSGSTSAGASDMMFSTVGSVGRVLVHGIKIKPGKPTIIGEAEGKPFIGLPGYPSSALTIFNEVVAPMIRHISGRRGRAIKEVPARMALRVSAEGGREVLLPVGLLKAPEGMSAYPVEKGSGAVSALLDADGYVEIGEDVHVLEEGEPVKVRLLSDEIAFPDLLIIGSHCLGIDVIARMMAARGFTIRSINTGSAGGLRAIRKGIADVAGIHLLDESGTYNESFVRDLPDAVLVKGYIREQGLIVAKGNPMSIKGIADLPGKRFINRTKGSGTRTLLDLELKKLAAERHTTLKALAGTIPGYDIEAKTHSAVASAILTGKADVGLGIKTVADQNGLGFIPLRDEEYDFAVQKARMDKPAIKAFLDVLGSREFKKDIEGLGYRPRP